Sequence from the Longimicrobium sp. genome:
GATGCGCGGCTACACGCCGGGGCGCTTCTCGTTCAACGTGAAGGGCGGCCGCTGCGAGGCGTGCCAGGGCGACGGGCTGGTGAAGATCGAGATGCACTTCCTCCCCGACGTCTACGTCCCCTGCGACGTGTGCCGGGGGAAGCGCTACAACCGCGAGACGCTGGAGGTGTTCTACAAGGGCCACTCCATCGCCGACGTGCTGGAGCTCACGGTCGACGACGCGCTGGAGCTCTTCGAGGCGGTGCCGCGGCTCCGGCGCCACCTGCAGACGCTCTCGGACGTGGGCCTGGGCTACATCCACCTGGGGCAGAGCGCCACCACGCTCTCGGGCGGCGAGGCGCAGCGGGTGAAGCTGGCGTCGGAGCTGTCGAAGGTGGCGACGGGGCAGACCTTCTACATCCTCGACGAGCCCACCACGGGGCTGCACTTCGAGGACGTGCGGATGCTGCTGGAGGTGCTGCACCGGCTGGTGGAGAAGGGGAACACCGTGCTGGTGATCGAGCACAACCTGGACGTGATCAAGACGGCCGACTGGATCATCGACCTGGGCCCCGAGGGCGGCCCCCTGGGCGGCGAGGTGGTGGCCGCGGGCCCGCCGGAGGAGGTGGCGCGGGAGCCCCGCTCGTACACGGGCCAGTTCCTGGCGCGGCTCCTGGGCGTGACCCCGGTGGAGAGCGTCCCCGCCGCCCCCAAGTCGGCCAACGGGCGCCGGCGCGGGCGGGCGCGGAAGGTGTGAGGCATTTGCTCAACGACTTAGCCACGCGTCAGGCTGAGTTATGAGTAGCATGCCAGCATGTCGGTTACGAATTGCTCGGTAGCTCGGATCACTTGGACGAAGGCGTACCCCTGACAGTGGCTTGAACGTGTCGATGAACACGAAACTGGAAATCTTGCGTGCTTTGTCCTTCGGAGCGCGTGTGGCAGAAGAGGAGACTGCCTCTCTTGCGAAGTATTTTGTTGCGACCGAGCAATGGCACCGTTTGCAAAATGGAGAGATTGACATCGTCTATGGACATAAAGGCTCGGGGAAGAGTGCTTTATATTCAACCTTGCTCGAGACGGCCGGTGATCTTGCGCAGAGGCGGATACTGGTAGTTGCAGGTGAAGATCTAGTTGGGCGACCTGTCTTCAAAAAACTCCTTGATGATCCCCCTGAGTCTGAACGTGAGTTCTCACGGCTTTGGAAACTATACTTTTTGCAGTTGGTCGGCGAAGTTTTCCGTCAGCAGCGTTTCGACGCGCCAGAAGCCCGGAAGCTGGTTTCGGCACTGGAAGCTGCCGGCCTTTTGCCGAAAGAAGGTGGCCTCGCGTCGAAGCTGCGCGCGGCCATTACATACTTGCGCCAGCTTGCGTCTCTGGAAGGTGTCTCCGGAACGATAGAGATTAATCCACTTACGGGAATGCCTGCCGGCTTTACCGGGAAGCTGCTTTTCCGGGAGCCAGCGGTAAGTGGCCGAACGTCCGATTTGATGTCCGTGGACAGTGTTCTGGACAGCGCAGACGTAGTCCTCGATCGCGTTGGATACCAGATCTGGATTCTACTCGACCGCTTGGATGTCGCATTTGCCGAGTCAGAAGATCTGGAAAAAATCGCCCTGCGTTCGCTTTTCGGGGTCTACGCTGATTTTCGGGCGTATCGATCGATCAAGCAGAAAATTTTTCTCCGTACCGACATCTGGGAGCGTATCACTGAAGAAGGATTCCGAGAAGCAAGCCACATCACTCGAGACACTCGGATCGAGTGGGATCGGCATACTTTGCTGAACCTGATTATTCGACGAATTGTGCAATCGAGACCACTTTTAGAAAACTACTCGGTTACCGCAGAGAACGTATTGAGCGACCTCGAAGAGCAAATGAAGCTCTTTTATCGCATTTTCCCGCTGACGATAGCGACAGAGAGCGGGGAGATACCGACGTTCGATTGGATGCTTAGCCGAACCGCGGATGGAACAGGGCGGACTGCACCACGCGAGCTCATTCATCTGCTCACCGAGGCGCGGGTGCTTCAGTTGAGAACTCTCGAGATTGGAGGGAAGTGCCCGAAGGAAGAGGCCCTGATTTCGTCAGAGAGTGTGCGTGAGGCTCTACCCGAGGTGTCGAGGGCACGTTTGCATCAGACGCTGCTCGCAGAGTATCCTAATTACCGAACTTACCTGACGAAGCTGAAAGGGACCGTCGCACAATACTCACCTGATGTCTTGAGTGACTTGTGGGGGGTGACTCCATCTTGGGCGCTCAGCGAAGCAGAAGCACTAACAGAGATCGGTTTTTTCGAGAGAAGAGGGACTCGTAATCAGCCAGTGTATTGGGTGCCGTTTCTGTACAGGCCGGCGCTAGACCTCCAAGCTCCAGGATTTAATGGTACGGCGAAAAACGGTCTCGCCGCGGCGCTCGCCCGCTGGTTTGAAGAGAGAGCGGAGCCCGGCGTTGTCTCCGTCTATCTCTTTGGGAGCCACGCCGAGGAACGCGCACACCGCGAGAGCGATGTGGACGTGGGGGTGCTGGTGGACTGGAGCGTCCACCCGTCGCGCGAAGCGCGGTGGGAAATGCGCGTGTGGCTCACTTCGGAGGTAATCCACGCGCTCCATCACAACGAGGTGGACCTGATCGTCCTAAACGATGTACCCCCGACGCTTGGACGGAAGGTAGTACGAGACGGTGTTCGCGTCTTCTGCAACGATTTCGAGGCGGATCACGCCTATGTCCGCGACGTTCAACTCCGGGCGGCGGACCTCGACATCTGGTTGCGCCGCATGCGCCGGTTGACCTTGGATTCCCTGCTTCGATGACGTATCTAGTAGAGCGGCTTCTCGAGCTGCGCAAGCATCTGGATCACCTCCATAAGCTGCGGCCCCGCGTCCGGTCCGCTGCGAATCTCGAGCGCGACCTTTCGCTCCACAACGACGTTCTGTTTTCGTTGATAAGGCTTGCTCAACTCGTCATCGACATTGCTGGCGAATTGGGGAGTCGGAAGGGACTGCGGTACGACGACTACACGGAGGCCGTGCGCAATCTCCACGCGTACCCCGAGTTTCCGGACTCCTTGGTCGAGCGGCTCACCCCGATTCCGGGATTTCGCAACGTGCTCCTGCACGAGTATGTGAACTTCGATCTGGACCGGGCCGTCGCTGCGCTGCGGAATCTCCAGCCGGTGGAAGATTTCCTTCAGATCGTCGCTGAGATAGAGTCGGATGAGCGAGGCGGAAACGGCTCCACAGCGTGAAGCCGCCGGCGGCGTCAACGCCTTCGTGGGGACCTGGCGGCTGCGGCCGGAGGCGTCGCGCTACGAGCACGGGCAGCCCCCGCGCGAGGCGGTCTACCGCATCGAGCGCGAGGGCGAGTGGCTCCTCTTCGCCGCGCGCTGGACGGGCGCCGACGGGCGGCGGCTGGAGATGTCGTTCGCCGGCGTCGCCGACGGCGAGCCGCACCCGTACGACGACCCCGAGGTGGCCGACACGCTCACCGTGCGCCTGGCCGACGCGCGCACGCTCGACACCATCGCCGCGAAGGACGGCCGCGAGGTCGCCTTCGGCCGCCGCGTGCTCTCCGAGGACGGGCGCGTGCTCACCGTCACCCAGTCCGGCACCCGCCCGGACGGCTCCCCGTTCGTGAACGTCTCCGTCTACGACCGCGCCTGATCTCCTCGCTCCCGCTGCCCCTCTCCAACCTGCGCGCCACTTGCGCAAATCTGATGCGCCGTACGAGCTTCCAGGCCTTCGCCCGCCGTTTCGCCGATACCTCCCGATCCCACTGATCCGATGCAGAAGCCTTCCCCGCGAGCCCTGTCGCGGCTGCTGCTGGCGTGCGCCGCCCTGGCCGCCGCGCCGCTCTCCGCGCAGGAGGCCCGCCGCGAGCCGGAGAACTGCCATCGCGAGCGCCCCCGCCGGGATCCCGACGAAGCCGCGCGCGACTCCGTGCGCCGGACGATCCGCATGGCGATCCGCGACGACGCGCGCGAGTCGGCCCGCGCGGC
This genomic interval carries:
- a CDS encoding nucleotidyltransferase domain-containing protein is translated as MNTKLEILRALSFGARVAEEETASLAKYFVATEQWHRLQNGEIDIVYGHKGSGKSALYSTLLETAGDLAQRRILVVAGEDLVGRPVFKKLLDDPPESEREFSRLWKLYFLQLVGEVFRQQRFDAPEARKLVSALEAAGLLPKEGGLASKLRAAITYLRQLASLEGVSGTIEINPLTGMPAGFTGKLLFREPAVSGRTSDLMSVDSVLDSADVVLDRVGYQIWILLDRLDVAFAESEDLEKIALRSLFGVYADFRAYRSIKQKIFLRTDIWERITEEGFREASHITRDTRIEWDRHTLLNLIIRRIVQSRPLLENYSVTAENVLSDLEEQMKLFYRIFPLTIATESGEIPTFDWMLSRTADGTGRTAPRELIHLLTEARVLQLRTLEIGGKCPKEEALISSESVREALPEVSRARLHQTLLAEYPNYRTYLTKLKGTVAQYSPDVLSDLWGVTPSWALSEAEALTEIGFFERRGTRNQPVYWVPFLYRPALDLQAPGFNGTAKNGLAAALARWFEERAEPGVVSVYLFGSHAEERAHRESDVDVGVLVDWSVHPSREARWEMRVWLTSEVIHALHHNEVDLIVLNDVPPTLGRKVVRDGVRVFCNDFEADHAYVRDVQLRAADLDIWLRRMRRLTLDSLLR
- a CDS encoding HepT-like ribonuclease domain-containing protein, with protein sequence MTYLVERLLELRKHLDHLHKLRPRVRSAANLERDLSLHNDVLFSLIRLAQLVIDIAGELGSRKGLRYDDYTEAVRNLHAYPEFPDSLVERLTPIPGFRNVLLHEYVNFDLDRAVAALRNLQPVEDFLQIVAEIESDERGGNGSTA